CATCTGCCTCGTGAACTGGAATCCAAAGGCCCGAGATGGCTACCACTTCGCGTACAAGCAGATGGACGAGTGCGTGGGTCCTTGTGAAGCCGAGTGCCCTGAGCGGATCCTGGACCTTCTTACCGAGACGGATAAGCCGCACGCGATAGATTGGCGGGCGCGGTGTCGTGCCGCGATCGCGAGCCGGCGCCGCGATGTGCCCGATGGCGCCCTGGTGCGGTTCGAGAGAGCGCTCACCTGCGGCGACGGCCAGGAGGCCATTGACTTCCGCGTCCGAAAAGACGGCGCCAAGCTGCGCTTCTTCCGAGCAGACGGCGCCGGCCCCTACCGGGTGCGCAACTTCTACAAACTTGGCTGGTCGATCGTTCTCGAAACGAAGGTGCATCGCACCGTCTTCGCGCGCGCCGGGGAGCCGACAAAGGAAATGCTGAAATGCGCTTGATCGCAACTATACTCCTGCTCGCTACAAGCAGCTGCGGTGTCCTGCCTAACGCGAGCGCGGGACAAAGAGACAGTGACGGCTTCGAGGCGCAGGCCCGTGCGATCGACGGCGACACGATAGCGGTGGATTTCCGGATCTTCGGCGCCGATGCCGTTGAACGGAAGGCGCTCTGCCAAAAGGGGCCATCATGTTGGCCCTGCGGCAAGGCCGCGCAGGACTTTGCATCCAAGCTGATGAAGCGCGGCCCTGTCTCGATCCAGCTCACCGGCAAACAGAGTTACGGGCGGCCGATCGCGATCGTCGACGTGGGCGGTAAGGATTTCGGCGAGATGATGATTGCTGCGGGCTACGCAGTGCCTACGCCACAATTTCTGGACAGCGATCCGGCCCGACGCCGGCGGTATTCTGCCGCTCTTGAAGGAGCCGAGGGCAGGCACGTGGGCGTCCACGCAGGGAGATTCATCGAGCCGAGCCGCTGGCGCAAAGGAGAGCGACTTTCGTGTGAGCCGCGCGGGCGCTTCGAACGTTGAGCCTCACCTGGCTCGGTCGCGTACCTGCTGGATCTCGGCCGCGGCGACGTTCTGCAAAAGCAGTTCGCGAAGCGCGGTCACGAAGTGCCGGGCCTCGGGGCTGGTGAGAGAATAGAACCGCCTCTGCCCGCAGCTCCGCGTCGAGACGATTCCTTCGCCCCTTAGGATCGCGAGCTGCTGCGAGACGGCGGTCGTGCTCGCACCAACCATCTCGGCAAGCTCTCCCACCGACCTCTCGCCATCAATAAGCTCCCAGATCAGCATGCTTCGGGTGCGCCCAGCGAGGACCTTGAGGAACGCCGATGCGCGCGAAGTGAAGTCGGACAGATCTTCTCTCATGAAACGAGGATTATGGAGCCCGCAAAGTGCATGCAAGGCTCTGCATTTTCCTGATTATCGCAGGTTAGCAACTATCTCGCTTCGCGATGACCGGGACCATCCAGAGCGATCAGGAGATGACCGGGACCATCCAGAGCGATCAGGAGAGGAGGGGGAGAGAGGAAGGGAGCGTGCTTTCGCGCTCAGCTTCCGGAGACAGCCCATGACCTTCGATGTCGCTTTCCGCCACCAGCAAGCTCTCGATCCCAGCGCCCTGACCACGATCGGCAGCACGCTGCACGCGATCAGCAAGGCGATGGAAGATTGCCGCAACGCCGGCGTTAGCGCCGAGGAAGATCCTGCGGTAATCCTGCTGGCCCGACACTTCTCGGCGGTCTGCGACACCCGGCCCACTGCAAGCGAGCTGCAGGGCAGCTGCATGCGGGCGATCAAGGATCTGCGCGGGGCGCCTGTCCTGGTGACGCTGGCACACCGCGGCGTCGACTTCGATGCTGCGGCAAAGAACGCTTTTCATTCCGAAGGCCAGAAGGCGATGCGCGCGCTGGCCAAGGCTCTGCAGCTGGACAGCAGCGAATATGAGGTGCGTTCCTGCCGTGGCGGATCTGCGGTCTCCGGCGAGATCATCCTGCACACGGACAAGTGCTACCTGCAGCTAAGCCTCGGCCTTTGTGGCCTCGACCACGAAGTCCTTTATCGGACCTGCCGCGGTCGTGACGACTATATGGGCGGGCGCAACCATTTTGCCGGTTTTCGCGACCTGGTGGATTCCGAGCGCTTCGCCCGACGGATCGTCCACGAGCTGCAGCTTGGGTATGCCTTGCCGGATCGGGCAGAAACGCTGTTCGAGTGAGTGTTGGCGCCTATCCGCCGACTTTGGCTT
This genomic stretch from Sphingomonas sp. R1 harbors:
- a CDS encoding DUF6927 domain-containing protein codes for the protein MGWLAMSRMSMGGHDTPKGYLDAQFTYERGAQDGKRGLKVLASSCVNNRVWYGAVQQIENGVAGDVFAVICLVNWNPKARDGYHFAYKQMDECVGPCEAECPERILDLLTETDKPHAIDWRARCRAAIASRRRDVPDGALVRFERALTCGDGQEAIDFRVRKDGAKLRFFRADGAGPYRVRNFYKLGWSIVLETKVHRTVFARAGEPTKEMLKCA
- a CDS encoding thermonuclease family protein, which encodes MRLIATILLLATSSCGVLPNASAGQRDSDGFEAQARAIDGDTIAVDFRIFGADAVERKALCQKGPSCWPCGKAAQDFASKLMKRGPVSIQLTGKQSYGRPIAIVDVGGKDFGEMMIAAGYAVPTPQFLDSDPARRRRYSAALEGAEGRHVGVHAGRFIEPSRWRKGERLSCEPRGRFER
- a CDS encoding ArsR/SmtB family transcription factor, which encodes MREDLSDFTSRASAFLKVLAGRTRSMLIWELIDGERSVGELAEMVGASTTAVSQQLAILRGEGIVSTRSCGQRRFYSLTSPEARHFVTALRELLLQNVAAAEIQQVRDRAR